In Polaromonas sp. JS666, one genomic interval encodes:
- a CDS encoding alpha/beta fold hydrolase has product MYKEKRSSRSEFVPIRGLSYHVQVWPAAAGPASASTRPPLVLVHGWMDVAASWQFMVDALSDAFAQGRTIIAPDWRGFGLTCSAEQRHVGDAQFSAGPPQGKLAPSGGSALHEVKSVGAADTYWFADYLADLDFLLDHYAAGQAVDLVGHSMGGNVAMLYAGVRPARIRKLVNLEGFGLPASKPSQAPARYAKWMDELKSLHRGELDLKAYNDVDGVARRLMRTNPRLSSDKAHWLANHWARPDASGKWRILGDAAHKITSAHLYRLDEALEIYRQISAPTLSVEASDDSLATWWKGSYTLAQYHERLKQIPQAQVAVVQDAGHMLHHDQPEQLARRIEDFLG; this is encoded by the coding sequence GCAGCGAGTTTGTCCCTATACGCGGGCTCAGCTACCACGTCCAGGTCTGGCCGGCCGCAGCTGGCCCCGCCTCCGCCTCCACCCGCCCGCCCCTGGTGCTGGTGCATGGCTGGATGGACGTCGCGGCCTCCTGGCAGTTCATGGTCGATGCCTTGTCAGACGCGTTTGCGCAGGGCCGCACGATTATTGCGCCTGACTGGCGCGGCTTTGGCCTGACTTGCAGCGCCGAGCAGCGCCACGTGGGGGACGCCCAATTTTCCGCCGGGCCGCCCCAAGGAAAATTAGCCCCCTCGGGGGGAAGCGCATTACACGAAGTGAAAAGCGTGGGGGCCGCTGACACCTATTGGTTCGCCGACTACCTGGCCGACCTGGACTTCCTGCTGGACCACTATGCGGCCGGCCAGGCGGTGGACCTGGTGGGGCACAGCATGGGCGGCAATGTAGCCATGCTCTACGCCGGCGTGCGGCCGGCACGCATTCGCAAGCTCGTCAACCTCGAAGGGTTTGGCCTGCCGGCCAGCAAACCCAGCCAGGCCCCCGCGCGCTATGCGAAATGGATGGACGAGCTCAAAAGCCTGCACCGGGGCGAACTCGACCTGAAGGCCTACAACGACGTGGACGGCGTGGCGCGCCGGCTCATGAGGACCAACCCCCGGCTCTCGTCCGACAAGGCCCACTGGCTGGCCAACCATTGGGCCCGCCCCGACGCCAGCGGCAAATGGCGAATTCTGGGCGATGCCGCGCACAAGATCACCAGCGCGCACCTGTACCGGCTGGACGAAGCGCTGGAGATCTACCGGCAGATCAGCGCGCCCACGCTGTCCGTTGAGGCGTCTGACGACTCCCTGGCGACCTGGTGGAAGGGCTCCTACACCCTGGCGCAATACCACGAAAGGCTCAAGCAGATACCCCAAGCGCAGGTCGCCGTGGTTCAGGATGCGGGCCACATGCTGCACCATGACCAGCCCGAGCAGCTGGCCAGGCGGATCGAGGATTTCCTGGGTTAA